The proteins below come from a single Candidatus Edwardsbacteria bacterium RifOxyA12_full_54_48 genomic window:
- a CDS encoding V-type ATP synthase subunit B (produces ATP from ADP in the presence of a proton gradient across the membrane; the B subunit is part of the catalytic core of the ATP synthase complex) yields the protein MDLTTKKYQSISYISGPLLFVDNAKGLSYGSIVEIELPDGSKKGGQTIEVSEKYAVIQVFEETRGLDLAKSSVSLKEDVARIPVSRDMIGRRFNGLGEPIDGLPPIIPEKRLEIIGQPMNPTSRAKPEEFIQTGISTIDGFATLVRGQKLPIFSGAGLPANEIAAQIVKQAKVLGAKEEFAVVFAAMGITSREAAFFITEFEESGALAKTVVFMNKADDPTIERILTPRCALTCAEHLAYDHGMQVLVILTDMTNYCEALREVGTAREEIPGRRGYPGYMYTDLAQIYERAGRIHGRKGSITQIPILTMPDDDITHPIADLTGYITEGQLVLSRQLHRIGCYPPIDPLPSLSRLMNNGIGEGHTRKDHREWANQLYAAYASGRDLRKLVAIIGEEALTEIDRKYLKFAEGFEKVMINQGQTDRSIEETLQIGWDLMSELPAKELKRISKDHIHKYYHGETMEKMYGREER from the coding sequence ATGGATCTAACCACCAAAAAATACCAAAGCATTTCCTACATCTCCGGGCCGTTGTTGTTCGTGGACAACGCCAAGGGGCTGTCCTACGGGTCCATCGTGGAGATCGAACTGCCCGACGGCAGTAAAAAGGGCGGGCAGACCATCGAGGTCTCGGAGAAATACGCCGTGATCCAGGTGTTCGAGGAGACCCGGGGTCTGGACCTGGCCAAGAGCTCGGTCAGCCTCAAGGAGGACGTGGCCCGGATCCCGGTGTCGCGCGACATGATCGGCCGGCGCTTCAACGGCCTGGGCGAGCCCATCGACGGCCTGCCGCCCATCATCCCCGAGAAGCGGCTGGAGATCATCGGTCAGCCCATGAACCCGACATCCCGGGCCAAGCCGGAGGAGTTCATCCAGACCGGCATCTCTACCATCGACGGCTTCGCCACCCTGGTGCGGGGCCAGAAACTGCCCATCTTCTCCGGGGCCGGACTGCCGGCCAACGAGATCGCCGCCCAGATCGTCAAGCAGGCCAAGGTGCTGGGGGCCAAGGAGGAGTTCGCGGTGGTGTTCGCCGCCATGGGCATCACCTCCCGCGAGGCGGCCTTCTTTATCACCGAGTTCGAGGAGTCCGGGGCCCTGGCCAAGACGGTGGTGTTCATGAACAAGGCCGACGATCCCACCATCGAGCGGATCCTGACCCCGCGCTGCGCCCTGACCTGCGCCGAGCACCTGGCCTATGACCACGGCATGCAGGTGCTGGTGATCCTGACCGACATGACCAACTACTGCGAGGCCCTGCGCGAGGTGGGCACCGCCCGCGAGGAGATCCCCGGACGGCGCGGCTATCCCGGCTATATGTACACCGACCTGGCCCAGATCTACGAGCGGGCCGGCCGGATCCACGGCCGCAAGGGCTCCATCACCCAGATCCCCATCCTGACCATGCCGGACGACGACATCACCCACCCCATCGCCGACCTGACCGGATACATCACCGAGGGCCAGCTGGTGCTTTCCCGCCAGCTGCACCGCATCGGCTGCTACCCGCCCATCGATCCCCTGCCCTCGCTGTCCCGCCTGATGAACAACGGCATCGGCGAGGGCCACACCCGCAAGGACCACCGGGAGTGGGCCAACCAGCTTTATGCCGCCTATGCCTCGGGCCGCGACCTGCGCAAGCTGGTGGCCATCATCGGCGAGGAGGCCCTTACCGAGATCGACCGCAAGTACCTCAAGTTCGCCGAGGGTTTCGAGAAGGTGATGATCAACCAGGGACAGACCGACCGCAGCATCGAGGAGACATTACAAATCGGCTGGGACCTGATGTCCGAACTGCCGGCCAAGGAGCTGAAGCGCATCAGCAAAGACCACATCCACAAGTATTACCACGGCGAGACCATGGAGAAGATGTACGGCAGGGAAGAGAGATAA